The Myxococcaceae bacterium JPH2 genome has a window encoding:
- a CDS encoding amidohydrolase family protein — MMKRSCLLLLVTACATVPPTLPDSKELREPSAPSRTWTQARAVVVRHATVMPASGPAIADGAVAFVDGKLVAVGRDSEVRSPPGAEEVDGTGMYVTPGIIDAHSHLGVYSSPASFSNDDGNEATAPVTAEVSAEHSFWPQDPGLRRAAAGGVTSLLVLPGSANLIGGRGFPVKLHFGRSAAEVRFPGARDVLKMACGENPRNTYGLEKKVAPSTRMGNVAGYRQAFAQAREYLDKWDDWRRKHEKQGEEAGPAPLRDLKLETLAEVLRGHILVQNHCYRADEMAVMLQVAREAGFQIRAFHHGLEAYKLRDALAREHVAVATWADWWGYKLEAWDGIPENAGLVSQAGGRAVIHSDSPYGIQRLNQEAAKALWRAREAGIPISEEEALRWVTLHPAWVMGVDDVTGSLEPGKMADVVLWRGHPLSVYARAERVWADGVVTFDAATGPVDDSDFEVGALAEATGHLVARPASAPTLAALGLTARCESGKDATCSRPLAVEPGACTVFRGVTAFTGAEWLRDATVVVDGGKVARVGAGVSAPAGCREVDGKGRVLTPGFVEPFTGLGLVEVLQEDSTQDESPRGDAAKKDLRAALQASDSLNPASAAFPVARLGGVTSVVSVPSGGLVAGQSAAVDTDGRLRRASLAMHVNLGLLGRNAVSGSRAMVLERLRELLFDAREYGRRKAEFDTRRLRELAASRLDLEALQPVLAGAMPVVVHADRESDIRAALSLAREYNLRLVLAGGGEAWRVAPELAAAKVSVILQPTQNLPADFDRLSSRLDAAVLLTQAGVKVLVSGMGEPGMVRTLAQEAGNAVAWGLPHTEALRAMTANVADAFNLDVGRIAPGATADVVLWNGDPLEVSSRPLGMWLAGRQVSLVSRQQALLEKYRTVPR; from the coding sequence ATGATGAAGCGCTCCTGCCTGCTGCTCCTCGTGACGGCCTGCGCGACCGTCCCGCCCACGCTCCCGGACTCCAAGGAACTGCGCGAGCCCTCCGCGCCCAGCCGGACGTGGACGCAGGCTCGGGCGGTGGTGGTGCGTCATGCCACGGTGATGCCAGCCTCGGGTCCGGCCATCGCGGACGGCGCGGTGGCGTTCGTGGACGGAAAGCTCGTCGCGGTGGGACGGGACTCCGAGGTGCGCTCGCCGCCCGGCGCCGAGGAGGTGGATGGCACCGGGATGTACGTCACCCCGGGGATCATCGACGCGCACAGCCACCTGGGCGTCTATTCCTCGCCGGCCAGCTTCTCCAACGACGACGGCAACGAGGCCACGGCCCCCGTCACCGCCGAGGTCTCCGCCGAGCACTCCTTCTGGCCGCAGGACCCGGGCCTGCGCCGAGCCGCGGCGGGCGGTGTCACGTCGCTGCTGGTGCTGCCCGGCAGCGCCAACCTGATTGGCGGGCGCGGCTTCCCGGTGAAGCTGCACTTCGGACGCTCCGCCGCCGAGGTCCGCTTCCCGGGCGCTCGCGACGTGCTGAAGATGGCGTGCGGCGAGAATCCTCGGAACACATACGGTCTGGAGAAGAAGGTGGCGCCGTCGACCCGGATGGGGAACGTGGCGGGCTACCGACAGGCCTTCGCGCAGGCGCGCGAGTACCTGGACAAGTGGGACGACTGGCGCCGCAAGCACGAGAAGCAGGGCGAGGAGGCGGGGCCCGCGCCGCTGCGCGACCTCAAGCTGGAGACGCTGGCGGAGGTGCTGCGCGGCCACATCCTGGTGCAGAACCACTGCTACCGCGCGGACGAGATGGCCGTGATGCTCCAGGTGGCGCGCGAGGCGGGCTTCCAGATTCGCGCCTTCCACCACGGGCTGGAGGCCTACAAGCTGCGAGACGCGCTGGCGCGCGAGCACGTGGCGGTGGCCACCTGGGCGGACTGGTGGGGCTACAAGCTGGAGGCGTGGGACGGCATCCCGGAGAACGCGGGGCTGGTGTCCCAGGCGGGAGGCCGGGCTGTCATCCACTCGGACTCGCCCTATGGCATCCAGCGACTCAACCAGGAGGCGGCCAAGGCGCTGTGGCGCGCGCGTGAGGCGGGCATCCCCATCTCCGAGGAGGAGGCGCTGCGCTGGGTGACGCTCCATCCCGCGTGGGTGATGGGCGTGGACGACGTCACCGGCTCGCTGGAGCCGGGGAAGATGGCGGACGTGGTGCTGTGGCGCGGACATCCGCTGAGCGTCTACGCGCGGGCGGAGCGCGTCTGGGCGGACGGCGTCGTCACGTTTGACGCCGCCACGGGCCCGGTGGACGACAGCGACTTCGAGGTGGGCGCGCTGGCCGAGGCCACAGGCCACCTGGTGGCGCGTCCCGCGTCCGCGCCCACGCTCGCGGCGCTGGGACTGACGGCGCGCTGCGAGTCGGGCAAGGACGCCACGTGCTCGCGCCCGTTGGCGGTGGAGCCGGGGGCCTGCACCGTGTTCCGCGGCGTGACGGCCTTCACCGGCGCGGAGTGGCTGCGCGACGCCACGGTGGTGGTGGACGGCGGCAAGGTGGCGCGGGTGGGCGCGGGCGTCTCGGCGCCCGCGGGATGTCGCGAGGTGGACGGGAAGGGCCGGGTGCTGACGCCGGGCTTCGTGGAGCCGTTCACCGGGCTGGGCCTGGTGGAGGTGCTGCAGGAGGACTCGACGCAGGACGAGAGCCCGCGCGGCGACGCGGCGAAGAAGGACCTGCGCGCGGCGCTTCAGGCGAGTGACAGCCTCAACCCCGCGTCGGCGGCGTTCCCGGTGGCGCGCCTGGGCGGCGTGACGAGCGTGGTGTCGGTACCCTCGGGAGGACTGGTGGCGGGGCAGAGCGCCGCGGTGGACACGGACGGACGGCTGCGTCGCGCGTCGCTGGCCATGCACGTGAACCTGGGGCTGTTGGGGCGCAACGCGGTCTCGGGCTCGCGCGCCATGGTGTTGGAGCGGCTGCGCGAGCTGTTGTTCGACGCGCGCGAGTACGGTCGGCGCAAGGCGGAGTTCGACACGCGTCGGCTGCGCGAGCTGGCGGCGAGTCGTTTGGACCTGGAGGCGCTGCAGCCGGTGCTCGCGGGCGCGATGCCCGTGGTGGTCCACGCCGACCGTGAGTCGGACATCCGCGCGGCGTTGTCACTCGCGCGCGAGTACAACCTGAGGCTCGTGCTCGCCGGAGGTGGCGAGGCGTGGCGGGTGGCGCCGGAGCTGGCCGCGGCCAAGGTCTCCGTCATCCTCCAGCCGACGCAGAACCTGCCCGCGGACTTCGACAGACTGAGCAGCCGATTGGATGCGGCGGTGCTGCTGACGCAAGCCGGGGTGAAGGTCCTCGTCTCGGGGATGGGCGAGCCCGGCATGGTGCGCACGCTGGCGCAGGAGGCGGGCAACGCGGTGGCCTGGGGCCTGCCGCACACCGAGGCCCTGCGCGCGATGACGGCCAACGTGGCCGACGCGTTCAACCTGGACGTCGGCCGGATTGCTCCAGGCGCCACGGCGGACGTGGTGCTCTGGAACGGAGACCCGCTGGAGGTGTCCAGCCGCCCGCTGGGCATGTGGCTCGCGGGGCGGCAGGTGTCACTGGTCAGCCGGCAGCAGGCCTTGCTGGAGAAGTACCGGACCGTTCCCCGGTAG